In Ostrea edulis chromosome 4, xbOstEdul1.1, whole genome shotgun sequence, a single window of DNA contains:
- the LOC125669027 gene encoding uncharacterized protein LOC125669027 codes for MDHFARVCCKPPVAKQKVGVKAIQDKPLNESSSEDEYLYHVHDEKSHLKQPVLEVTFQNTKLEMLVDTGAAVNVINKSRYDSLSDLPILDTTNKQLFGYHQVELSPESRNITTFTTHVGLRRYKRLIFGISCAAEKFQDIIRTSLEGLEGVRNLSDDIIIFAKDQTEHDKRLEATLHRLRERGITLNRSKCEFNKDSIEFFGYIFSSKGLSADPKEIDAIKSAEAPANVFEVRSFLGLANYVSRFIPNFATIVAPLGVLTHQDVSWKWIETEQNAFETLKNALIEDVIEYYDPAKPAELIVDASPVGLGAVLTQSGKVVAYASKSLSDVEKRYCQTEKEALAIVWVPKAMTLSEIALATQKDEVLQSVMERISRGDWTGVDKDSDLFPYMRVKDKLFIVNYDEGSILLYETKIIMPHTLRKRVVDLAHEGQQVETICKQCIPCLASTQSNNKEPLQMTPIPPKPWTHLSADFCGPFPSGEYLLVVMDDHSRFPMVEIVYSTSARTVIPVFDKIFSIFGIPEVLKTDNGPPFQSSDFAKFASYLGFRHQKITPLWPRANGEAERFMKTLSKAIKTSNVEGLNWKQELYKFLRNHRATPHSTTSVSLAESLLGRQLRTKLPGIEHSSTTLDRQVMIERDTARKHDMKQYADLKNHASKSDIKERDVVLVKQPIRNKLATPYNANPMLSERKRAVCKLLKIKIEA; via the exons ATGGATCACTTTGCTCGAGTATGTTGCAAGCCACCAGTTGCGAAACAAAAGGTGGGAGTAAAAGCTATACAAGACAAGCCGCTTAATGAATCAAGCTCAGAGGATGAATATCTGTATCATGTACACGATGAGAAGTCGCACTTGAAACAGCCTGTACTTGAAGTAACTTTTCAAAACACTAAGCTAGAAATGTTGGTCGATACAGGGGCAGCAGTCAACGTCATCAATAAATCTAGATATGACTCGCTTTCTGACTTGCCGATTTTAGACACCACAAATAAGCAGCTGTTCG GATACCACCAAGTTGAACTTTCACCCGAATCTCGCAACATAACCACTTTCACAACACATGTAGGACTCCGACGATATAAACGTCTCATATTTGGCATAAGTTGTGCTGCTGAAAAGTTTCAGGATATTATTCGCACTAGTCTAGAAGGCCTTGAGGGTGTAAGAAACCTAAGCGATGACATAATCATATTCGCAAAAGATCAAACGGAGCATGACAAACGACTGGAAGCTACACTACATCGACTACGagaaaggggcataactctcaATCGATCAAAATGTGAGTTCAACAAGGACAGCATAGAGTTCTTTGGTTACATATTCTCTAGCAAAGGTTTGTCAGCAGACCCTAAGGAAATTGACGCCATAAAATCAGCTGAAGCTCCAGCCAACGTATTTGAAGTCCGGAGCTTCTTGGGACTAGCTAATTATGTTTCGAGATTTATACCAAACTTTGCTACTATCGTTGCTCCACTCGGAGTTTTAACTCACCAGGACGTCAGTTGGAAATGGATTGAAACTGAGCAAAACGCATTTGAAACACTCAAAAACGCACTCATTGAGGATGTGATCGAATACTATGACCCAGCAAAGCCAGCTGAACTCATTGTTGACGCAAGCCCAGTAGGACTTGGGGCTGTATTGACACAATCTGGAAAAGTAGTTGCTTACGCTAGTAAATCGCTCTCCGACGTTGAAAAGAGATATTGTCAAACGGAAAAAGAAGCTCTCGCCATAGTATGGG TTCCAAAAGCTATGACACTCTCAGAGATAGCACTCGCAACACAGAAAGATGAAGTTTTACAATCTGTCATGGAGAGAATCTCACGAGGTGATTGGACTGGAGTAGACAAAGATTCTGATTTATTTCCTTACATGAGAGTGAAGGACAAACTTTTTATCGTTAATTACGACGAAGGCAGCATTCTTCTGTATGAAACAAAAATCATCATGCCTCACACTCTTCGTAAAAGAGTTGTTGATCTCGCCCATGAAG GACAGCAAGTAGAAACGATATGCAAGCAATGTATACCTTGTCTTGCTAGCACACAGTCAAACAACAAGGAACCCCTCCAAATGACACCAATTCCGCCCAAACCTTGGACTCATTTGTCAGCGGATTTTTGTGGACCTTTTCCCTCAGGGGAATACTTACTTGTTGTAATGGATGATCATTCTAGATTTCCGATGGTGGAAATTGTTTATTCCACATCAGCTCGCACTGTCATTCCTGTATTTGACAAGATATTTTCTATATTTGGTATACCAGAAGTTCTCAAAACTGACAATGGACCACCATTTCAATCCAGTGACTTTGCGAAATTTGCCAGCTACTTAGGATTTCgtcatcagaaaatcacacctTTGTGGCCAAGAGCAAACGGTGAAGCTGAACGTTTCATGAAAACTTTGAGCAAAGCCATCAAAACATCCAATGTGGAAGGACTCAACTGGAAACAGGAGCTCTATAAGTTTCTCCGCAATCATCGTGCTACGCCACACAGCACAACATCAGTGTCACTAGCTGAATCACTTCTAGGACGACAACTTCGCACAAAGCTCCCAGGAATCGAACATAGTTCTACTACTCTTGACCGACAAGTAATGATAGAACGGGACACAGCTCGCAAACACGACATGAAGCAGTATGCAGATTTAAAGAACCATGCATCAAAAAGTGACATAAAGGAACGTGATGTTGTTCTCGTAAAACAACCCATCAGAAATAAGCTTGCTACACCATATAATGCAAATCCAATGTTGTCAGAAAGAAAAAGGGCAGTATGCAAACTGCTAAAAATAAAGATCGAAGCATAA